A DNA window from Malus domestica chromosome 12, GDT2T_hap1 contains the following coding sequences:
- the LOC103450236 gene encoding telomere repeat-binding protein 5-like isoform X10, with amino-acid sequence MVLQRRLEYGFNGYRMPEVPRASRSARGRGPIRSKLEANQIRAFESLASVAGKLLQESKDPLPTNDSCGKDPHFKFDVITKSEQRDKGNLLKEEPCELGSCDEETFLYVHGLQERRESYTLNGVSHSQENFSYEINSVSKSLDSEGIDIESIVDLLKRKRATEPSQDTSIKEDRIEFLGSSEDVMEVEERPHELVSSGHDVKTLFSRDCKNQDGKIRQVNRNWRTCYAHQRSQKIYPFKKRKLFNWSPLNTSDRGCNCENIFNSPDKRVNGDNCCAAVGSSSATGQQVPPKSNNLKLSIKSFKVPELFIEVPTTATVGSLKRTVMEAVTSILGDGLHVGILVQGKKVRDDNKTLLQTGISQDDKRHNLGFILEPKRAKLTYPPFGEDPSLVSGRSQELTRHSTSLVSQPGTSDVSMNPPVLSLGGCNDGDFKEVPSLASTSIGKTPPTCQALVAVPPISMKALAVVPFHRKSGHQEYVQRRIRRPFSVPEVEALVQAVEKLGTGRWRDVKLRAFESEKHRTYVDLKDKWKTLVHTARISPQQRRGEPVPQELLDRVLATHAYWSHRHAKQQAKAAV; translated from the exons ATGGTATTGCAGCGGAGGTTGGAATATGGCTTCAATGGCTACCGGATGCCTGAGGTTCCTCGAGCTTCTAGATCAGCTAGG GGGAGGGGACCTATCAGGAGTAAACTTGAGGCCAATCAGATTCGTGCGTTTGAGAGTTTGGCTAGTGTAGCTGGTAAACTATTGCAGGAGAGCAAAGACCCTCTACCAACAAATGATTCTTGTGGAAAGGACCCGCATTTCAAATTTGACGTTATTACTAAAAGCGAACAACGGGATAAAGGAAACTTGTTGAAGGAAGAACCTTGTGAGTTGGGAAGCTGTGATGAGGAAACCTTTTTATACGTGCACGGGTTGCAAGAGCGCCGAGAAAGCTATACATTGAATGGGGTTTCACATTCTCAGGAAAATTTTAGTTACGAGATCAACTCGGTGTCAAAAAGTTTAGATTCAGAGGGAATCGATATTG AGTCCATTGTAGATCTACTTAAGAGGAAGCGAGCGACTGAACCATCACAGGATACCAGTATAAAGGAAGACAGAATCGAGTTTCTAGGCAGTTCAGAGGATGTAATGGAAGTGGAAGAAAGGCCTCATGAGCTGGTCAGTTCTGGACATGATGTGAAGACTCTGTTTTCAAGGGACTGCAAAAATCAAG ATGGGAAAATAAGGCAAGTTAACCGCAATTGGAGAACTTGCTACGCACATCAAAGGTCACAAAAGATTTATCCTTTCAAAAAGAGAAAGCTCTTTAATTGGAGTCCACTTAATACATCTGATAGAGGGTGTAACTGTGAAAACATATTCAACTCCCCCGACAAGAGGGTAAATGGCGACAACTGCTGCGCAG CAGTTGGATCATCCTCAGCGACGGGTCAGCAAGTGCCTCCCAAGTCTAACAATT TGAAGCTTAGTATTAAATCCTTCAAGGTCCCTGAGCTCTTTATTGAAGTTCCTACAACCGCAACTGTTGGTTCATTGAAG AGGACAGTAATGGAGGCAGTAACGTCAATACTCGGAGATGGATTACATGTTGGCATCCTGGTCCAGGGAAAAAAGGTCAGAGATGACAACAAGACTCTACTTCAGACAGGGATTTCTCAGGATGACAAGCGACataatttgggttttatattGGAGCCCAAACGGGCAAAGCTTACGTACCCTCCATTCGGTGAAGATCCATCTTTGGTATCTGGCAGGTCTCAGGAGTTAACCAG GCATTCGACATCTTTGGTGTCACAACCGGGGACTTCAGATGTCTCGATGAATCCTCCGGTACTCAGTTTGGGTGGCTGCAATGATGGAGACTTCAAGGAAGTTCCTTCTCTTGCTAGTACTTCGATTGGCAAAACTCCGCCAACATGCCAAGCTCTTGTTGCAGTTCCACCAATTAGCATGAAGGCATTGGCTGTGGTTCCTTTCCATCGGAAATCTGGGCATCAAGAGTATGTACAGCGCCGAATCAGGAGGCCTTTCTCTGTTCCAGAAGTAGAAGCATTGGTTCAGGCTGTTGAGAAACTTGGAACGGGAAG GTGGCGTGATGTTAAGTTGCGTGCTTTTGAAAGTGAAAAACATCGAACTTACGTGGATTTGAAG GACAAGTGGAAAACACTGGTGCACACAGCAAGGATCTCCCCGCAGCAAAGGAGAGGAGAGCCGGTTCCACAGGAGCTTTTGGACCGGGTCCTTGCCACCCATGCCTACTGGTCTCATCGGCACGCCAAGCAGCAGGCGAAAGCGGCGGTCTGA
- the LOC103450236 gene encoding telomere repeat-binding protein 5-like isoform X3, giving the protein MVLQRRLEYGFNGYRMPEVPRASRSARGRGPIRSKLEANQIRAFESLASVAGKLLQESKDPLPTNDSCGKDPHFKFDVITKSEQRDKGNLLKEEPCELGSCDEETFLYVHGLQERRESYTLNGVSHSQENFSYEINSVSKSLDSEGIDIGKGLGAVDSRIFCGSYSNKVVNDSPLSGESIVDLLKRKRATEPSQDTSIKEDRIEFLGSSEDVMEVEERPHELVSSGHDVKTLFSRDCKNQGPFLRHRSNIRVVNRDDDKNTMMKEFEHPPDNGDRTIMNLAASGHDGKIRQVNRNWRTCYAHQRSQKIYPFKKRKLFNWSPLNTSDRGCNCENIFNSPDKRVNGDNCCAVKLSIKSFKVPELFIEVPTTATVGSLKRTVMEAVTSILGDGLHVGILVQGKKVRDDNKTLLQTGISQDDKRHNLGFILEPKRAKLTYPPFGEDPSLVSGRSQELTRHSTSLVSQPGTSDVSMNPPVLSLGGCNDGDFKEVPSLASTSIGKTPPTCQALVAVPPISMKALAVVPFHRKSGHQEYVQRRIRRPFSVPEVEALVQAVEKLGTGRWRDVKLRAFESEKHRTYVDLKDKWKTLVHTARISPQQRRGEPVPQELLDRVLATHAYWSHRHAKQQAKAAV; this is encoded by the exons ATGGTATTGCAGCGGAGGTTGGAATATGGCTTCAATGGCTACCGGATGCCTGAGGTTCCTCGAGCTTCTAGATCAGCTAGG GGGAGGGGACCTATCAGGAGTAAACTTGAGGCCAATCAGATTCGTGCGTTTGAGAGTTTGGCTAGTGTAGCTGGTAAACTATTGCAGGAGAGCAAAGACCCTCTACCAACAAATGATTCTTGTGGAAAGGACCCGCATTTCAAATTTGACGTTATTACTAAAAGCGAACAACGGGATAAAGGAAACTTGTTGAAGGAAGAACCTTGTGAGTTGGGAAGCTGTGATGAGGAAACCTTTTTATACGTGCACGGGTTGCAAGAGCGCCGAGAAAGCTATACATTGAATGGGGTTTCACATTCTCAGGAAAATTTTAGTTACGAGATCAACTCGGTGTCAAAAAGTTTAGATTCAGAGGGAATCGATATTGGTAAGGGATTGGGTGCAGTTGATAGCAGAATTTTTTGTGGAAGCTATTCTAACAAAGTAGTCAATGACTCTCCCTTATCTGGAGAGTCCATTGTAGATCTACTTAAGAGGAAGCGAGCGACTGAACCATCACAGGATACCAGTATAAAGGAAGACAGAATCGAGTTTCTAGGCAGTTCAGAGGATGTAATGGAAGTGGAAGAAAGGCCTCATGAGCTGGTCAGTTCTGGACATGATGTGAAGACTCTGTTTTCAAGGGACTGCAAAAATCAAGGTCCTTTTCTCCGCCACCGTTCTAATATTAGAGTAGTTAATAGAGATGATGACAAAAACACCATGATGAAGGAATTTGAACACCCACCAGACAATGGTGATAGGACAATAATGAATCTGGCTGCATCCGGGCATG ATGGGAAAATAAGGCAAGTTAACCGCAATTGGAGAACTTGCTACGCACATCAAAGGTCACAAAAGATTTATCCTTTCAAAAAGAGAAAGCTCTTTAATTGGAGTCCACTTAATACATCTGATAGAGGGTGTAACTGTGAAAACATATTCAACTCCCCCGACAAGAGGGTAAATGGCGACAACTGCTGCGCAG TGAAGCTTAGTATTAAATCCTTCAAGGTCCCTGAGCTCTTTATTGAAGTTCCTACAACCGCAACTGTTGGTTCATTGAAG AGGACAGTAATGGAGGCAGTAACGTCAATACTCGGAGATGGATTACATGTTGGCATCCTGGTCCAGGGAAAAAAGGTCAGAGATGACAACAAGACTCTACTTCAGACAGGGATTTCTCAGGATGACAAGCGACataatttgggttttatattGGAGCCCAAACGGGCAAAGCTTACGTACCCTCCATTCGGTGAAGATCCATCTTTGGTATCTGGCAGGTCTCAGGAGTTAACCAG GCATTCGACATCTTTGGTGTCACAACCGGGGACTTCAGATGTCTCGATGAATCCTCCGGTACTCAGTTTGGGTGGCTGCAATGATGGAGACTTCAAGGAAGTTCCTTCTCTTGCTAGTACTTCGATTGGCAAAACTCCGCCAACATGCCAAGCTCTTGTTGCAGTTCCACCAATTAGCATGAAGGCATTGGCTGTGGTTCCTTTCCATCGGAAATCTGGGCATCAAGAGTATGTACAGCGCCGAATCAGGAGGCCTTTCTCTGTTCCAGAAGTAGAAGCATTGGTTCAGGCTGTTGAGAAACTTGGAACGGGAAG GTGGCGTGATGTTAAGTTGCGTGCTTTTGAAAGTGAAAAACATCGAACTTACGTGGATTTGAAG GACAAGTGGAAAACACTGGTGCACACAGCAAGGATCTCCCCGCAGCAAAGGAGAGGAGAGCCGGTTCCACAGGAGCTTTTGGACCGGGTCCTTGCCACCCATGCCTACTGGTCTCATCGGCACGCCAAGCAGCAGGCGAAAGCGGCGGTCTGA
- the LOC103450236 gene encoding telomere repeat-binding protein 5-like isoform X7: MVLQRRLEYGFNGYRMPEVPRASRSARGRGPIRSKLEANQIRAFESLASVAGKLLQESKDPLPTNDSCGKDPHFKFDVITKSEQRDKGNLLKEEPCELGSCDEETFLYVHGLQERRESYTLNGVSHSQENFSYEINSVSKSLDSEGIDIGKGLGAVDSRIFCGSYSNKVVNDSPLSGESIVDLLKRKRATEPSQDTSIKEDRIEFLGSSEDVMEVEERPHELVSSGHDVKTLFSRDCKNQDGKIRQVNRNWRTCYAHQRSQKIYPFKKRKLFNWSPLNTSDRGCNCENIFNSPDKRVNGDNCCAVGSSSATGQQVPPKSNNLKLSIKSFKVPELFIEVPTTATVGSLKRTVMEAVTSILGDGLHVGILVQGKKVRDDNKTLLQTGISQDDKRHNLGFILEPKRAKLTYPPFGEDPSLVSGRSQELTRHSTSLVSQPGTSDVSMNPPVLSLGGCNDGDFKEVPSLASTSIGKTPPTCQALVAVPPISMKALAVVPFHRKSGHQEYVQRRIRRPFSVPEVEALVQAVEKLGTGRWRDVKLRAFESEKHRTYVDLKDKWKTLVHTARISPQQRRGEPVPQELLDRVLATHAYWSHRHAKQQAKAAV, translated from the exons ATGGTATTGCAGCGGAGGTTGGAATATGGCTTCAATGGCTACCGGATGCCTGAGGTTCCTCGAGCTTCTAGATCAGCTAGG GGGAGGGGACCTATCAGGAGTAAACTTGAGGCCAATCAGATTCGTGCGTTTGAGAGTTTGGCTAGTGTAGCTGGTAAACTATTGCAGGAGAGCAAAGACCCTCTACCAACAAATGATTCTTGTGGAAAGGACCCGCATTTCAAATTTGACGTTATTACTAAAAGCGAACAACGGGATAAAGGAAACTTGTTGAAGGAAGAACCTTGTGAGTTGGGAAGCTGTGATGAGGAAACCTTTTTATACGTGCACGGGTTGCAAGAGCGCCGAGAAAGCTATACATTGAATGGGGTTTCACATTCTCAGGAAAATTTTAGTTACGAGATCAACTCGGTGTCAAAAAGTTTAGATTCAGAGGGAATCGATATTGGTAAGGGATTGGGTGCAGTTGATAGCAGAATTTTTTGTGGAAGCTATTCTAACAAAGTAGTCAATGACTCTCCCTTATCTGGAGAGTCCATTGTAGATCTACTTAAGAGGAAGCGAGCGACTGAACCATCACAGGATACCAGTATAAAGGAAGACAGAATCGAGTTTCTAGGCAGTTCAGAGGATGTAATGGAAGTGGAAGAAAGGCCTCATGAGCTGGTCAGTTCTGGACATGATGTGAAGACTCTGTTTTCAAGGGACTGCAAAAATCAAG ATGGGAAAATAAGGCAAGTTAACCGCAATTGGAGAACTTGCTACGCACATCAAAGGTCACAAAAGATTTATCCTTTCAAAAAGAGAAAGCTCTTTAATTGGAGTCCACTTAATACATCTGATAGAGGGTGTAACTGTGAAAACATATTCAACTCCCCCGACAAGAGGGTAAATGGCGACAACTGCTGCGCAG TTGGATCATCCTCAGCGACGGGTCAGCAAGTGCCTCCCAAGTCTAACAATT TGAAGCTTAGTATTAAATCCTTCAAGGTCCCTGAGCTCTTTATTGAAGTTCCTACAACCGCAACTGTTGGTTCATTGAAG AGGACAGTAATGGAGGCAGTAACGTCAATACTCGGAGATGGATTACATGTTGGCATCCTGGTCCAGGGAAAAAAGGTCAGAGATGACAACAAGACTCTACTTCAGACAGGGATTTCTCAGGATGACAAGCGACataatttgggttttatattGGAGCCCAAACGGGCAAAGCTTACGTACCCTCCATTCGGTGAAGATCCATCTTTGGTATCTGGCAGGTCTCAGGAGTTAACCAG GCATTCGACATCTTTGGTGTCACAACCGGGGACTTCAGATGTCTCGATGAATCCTCCGGTACTCAGTTTGGGTGGCTGCAATGATGGAGACTTCAAGGAAGTTCCTTCTCTTGCTAGTACTTCGATTGGCAAAACTCCGCCAACATGCCAAGCTCTTGTTGCAGTTCCACCAATTAGCATGAAGGCATTGGCTGTGGTTCCTTTCCATCGGAAATCTGGGCATCAAGAGTATGTACAGCGCCGAATCAGGAGGCCTTTCTCTGTTCCAGAAGTAGAAGCATTGGTTCAGGCTGTTGAGAAACTTGGAACGGGAAG GTGGCGTGATGTTAAGTTGCGTGCTTTTGAAAGTGAAAAACATCGAACTTACGTGGATTTGAAG GACAAGTGGAAAACACTGGTGCACACAGCAAGGATCTCCCCGCAGCAAAGGAGAGGAGAGCCGGTTCCACAGGAGCTTTTGGACCGGGTCCTTGCCACCCATGCCTACTGGTCTCATCGGCACGCCAAGCAGCAGGCGAAAGCGGCGGTCTGA
- the LOC103450236 gene encoding telomere repeat-binding protein 5-like isoform X5, which yields MVLQRRLEYGFNGYRMPEVPRASRSARGRGPIRSKLEANQIRAFESLASVAGKLLQESKDPLPTNDSCGKDPHFKFDVITKSEQRDKGNLLKEEPCELGSCDEETFLYVHGLQERRESYTLNGVSHSQENFSYEINSVSKSLDSEGIDIDLLKRKRATEPSQDTSIKEDRIEFLGSSEDVMEVEERPHELVSSGHDVKTLFSRDCKNQGPFLRHRSNIRVVNRDDDKNTMMKEFEHPPDNGDRTIMNLAASGHDGKIRQVNRNWRTCYAHQRSQKIYPFKKRKLFNWSPLNTSDRGCNCENIFNSPDKRVNGDNCCAAVGSSSATGQQVPPKSNNLKLSIKSFKVPELFIEVPTTATVGSLKRTVMEAVTSILGDGLHVGILVQGKKVRDDNKTLLQTGISQDDKRHNLGFILEPKRAKLTYPPFGEDPSLVSGRSQELTRHSTSLVSQPGTSDVSMNPPVLSLGGCNDGDFKEVPSLASTSIGKTPPTCQALVAVPPISMKALAVVPFHRKSGHQEYVQRRIRRPFSVPEVEALVQAVEKLGTGRWRDVKLRAFESEKHRTYVDLKDKWKTLVHTARISPQQRRGEPVPQELLDRVLATHAYWSHRHAKQQAKAAV from the exons ATGGTATTGCAGCGGAGGTTGGAATATGGCTTCAATGGCTACCGGATGCCTGAGGTTCCTCGAGCTTCTAGATCAGCTAGG GGGAGGGGACCTATCAGGAGTAAACTTGAGGCCAATCAGATTCGTGCGTTTGAGAGTTTGGCTAGTGTAGCTGGTAAACTATTGCAGGAGAGCAAAGACCCTCTACCAACAAATGATTCTTGTGGAAAGGACCCGCATTTCAAATTTGACGTTATTACTAAAAGCGAACAACGGGATAAAGGAAACTTGTTGAAGGAAGAACCTTGTGAGTTGGGAAGCTGTGATGAGGAAACCTTTTTATACGTGCACGGGTTGCAAGAGCGCCGAGAAAGCTATACATTGAATGGGGTTTCACATTCTCAGGAAAATTTTAGTTACGAGATCAACTCGGTGTCAAAAAGTTTAGATTCAGAGGGAATCGATATTG ATCTACTTAAGAGGAAGCGAGCGACTGAACCATCACAGGATACCAGTATAAAGGAAGACAGAATCGAGTTTCTAGGCAGTTCAGAGGATGTAATGGAAGTGGAAGAAAGGCCTCATGAGCTGGTCAGTTCTGGACATGATGTGAAGACTCTGTTTTCAAGGGACTGCAAAAATCAAGGTCCTTTTCTCCGCCACCGTTCTAATATTAGAGTAGTTAATAGAGATGATGACAAAAACACCATGATGAAGGAATTTGAACACCCACCAGACAATGGTGATAGGACAATAATGAATCTGGCTGCATCCGGGCATG ATGGGAAAATAAGGCAAGTTAACCGCAATTGGAGAACTTGCTACGCACATCAAAGGTCACAAAAGATTTATCCTTTCAAAAAGAGAAAGCTCTTTAATTGGAGTCCACTTAATACATCTGATAGAGGGTGTAACTGTGAAAACATATTCAACTCCCCCGACAAGAGGGTAAATGGCGACAACTGCTGCGCAG CAGTTGGATCATCCTCAGCGACGGGTCAGCAAGTGCCTCCCAAGTCTAACAATT TGAAGCTTAGTATTAAATCCTTCAAGGTCCCTGAGCTCTTTATTGAAGTTCCTACAACCGCAACTGTTGGTTCATTGAAG AGGACAGTAATGGAGGCAGTAACGTCAATACTCGGAGATGGATTACATGTTGGCATCCTGGTCCAGGGAAAAAAGGTCAGAGATGACAACAAGACTCTACTTCAGACAGGGATTTCTCAGGATGACAAGCGACataatttgggttttatattGGAGCCCAAACGGGCAAAGCTTACGTACCCTCCATTCGGTGAAGATCCATCTTTGGTATCTGGCAGGTCTCAGGAGTTAACCAG GCATTCGACATCTTTGGTGTCACAACCGGGGACTTCAGATGTCTCGATGAATCCTCCGGTACTCAGTTTGGGTGGCTGCAATGATGGAGACTTCAAGGAAGTTCCTTCTCTTGCTAGTACTTCGATTGGCAAAACTCCGCCAACATGCCAAGCTCTTGTTGCAGTTCCACCAATTAGCATGAAGGCATTGGCTGTGGTTCCTTTCCATCGGAAATCTGGGCATCAAGAGTATGTACAGCGCCGAATCAGGAGGCCTTTCTCTGTTCCAGAAGTAGAAGCATTGGTTCAGGCTGTTGAGAAACTTGGAACGGGAAG GTGGCGTGATGTTAAGTTGCGTGCTTTTGAAAGTGAAAAACATCGAACTTACGTGGATTTGAAG GACAAGTGGAAAACACTGGTGCACACAGCAAGGATCTCCCCGCAGCAAAGGAGAGGAGAGCCGGTTCCACAGGAGCTTTTGGACCGGGTCCTTGCCACCCATGCCTACTGGTCTCATCGGCACGCCAAGCAGCAGGCGAAAGCGGCGGTCTGA
- the LOC103450236 gene encoding telomere repeat-binding protein 5-like isoform X9 — protein sequence MVLQRRLEYGFNGYRMPEVPRASRSARGRGPIRSKLEANQIRAFESLASVAGKLLQESKDPLPTNDSCGKDPHFKFDVITKSEQRDKGNLLKEEPCELGSCDEETFLYVHGLQERRESYTLNGVSHSQENFSYEINSVSKSLDSEGIDIGKGLGAVDSRIFCGSYSNKVVNDSPLSGESIVDLLKRKRATEPSQDTSIKEDRIEFLGSSEDVMEVEERPHELVSSGHDVKTLFSRDCKNQDGKIRQVNRNWRTCYAHQRSQKIYPFKKRKLFNWSPLNTSDRGCNCENIFNSPDKRVNGDNCCAVKLSIKSFKVPELFIEVPTTATVGSLKRTVMEAVTSILGDGLHVGILVQGKKVRDDNKTLLQTGISQDDKRHNLGFILEPKRAKLTYPPFGEDPSLVSGRSQELTRHSTSLVSQPGTSDVSMNPPVLSLGGCNDGDFKEVPSLASTSIGKTPPTCQALVAVPPISMKALAVVPFHRKSGHQEYVQRRIRRPFSVPEVEALVQAVEKLGTGRWRDVKLRAFESEKHRTYVDLKDKWKTLVHTARISPQQRRGEPVPQELLDRVLATHAYWSHRHAKQQAKAAV from the exons ATGGTATTGCAGCGGAGGTTGGAATATGGCTTCAATGGCTACCGGATGCCTGAGGTTCCTCGAGCTTCTAGATCAGCTAGG GGGAGGGGACCTATCAGGAGTAAACTTGAGGCCAATCAGATTCGTGCGTTTGAGAGTTTGGCTAGTGTAGCTGGTAAACTATTGCAGGAGAGCAAAGACCCTCTACCAACAAATGATTCTTGTGGAAAGGACCCGCATTTCAAATTTGACGTTATTACTAAAAGCGAACAACGGGATAAAGGAAACTTGTTGAAGGAAGAACCTTGTGAGTTGGGAAGCTGTGATGAGGAAACCTTTTTATACGTGCACGGGTTGCAAGAGCGCCGAGAAAGCTATACATTGAATGGGGTTTCACATTCTCAGGAAAATTTTAGTTACGAGATCAACTCGGTGTCAAAAAGTTTAGATTCAGAGGGAATCGATATTGGTAAGGGATTGGGTGCAGTTGATAGCAGAATTTTTTGTGGAAGCTATTCTAACAAAGTAGTCAATGACTCTCCCTTATCTGGAGAGTCCATTGTAGATCTACTTAAGAGGAAGCGAGCGACTGAACCATCACAGGATACCAGTATAAAGGAAGACAGAATCGAGTTTCTAGGCAGTTCAGAGGATGTAATGGAAGTGGAAGAAAGGCCTCATGAGCTGGTCAGTTCTGGACATGATGTGAAGACTCTGTTTTCAAGGGACTGCAAAAATCAAG ATGGGAAAATAAGGCAAGTTAACCGCAATTGGAGAACTTGCTACGCACATCAAAGGTCACAAAAGATTTATCCTTTCAAAAAGAGAAAGCTCTTTAATTGGAGTCCACTTAATACATCTGATAGAGGGTGTAACTGTGAAAACATATTCAACTCCCCCGACAAGAGGGTAAATGGCGACAACTGCTGCGCAG TGAAGCTTAGTATTAAATCCTTCAAGGTCCCTGAGCTCTTTATTGAAGTTCCTACAACCGCAACTGTTGGTTCATTGAAG AGGACAGTAATGGAGGCAGTAACGTCAATACTCGGAGATGGATTACATGTTGGCATCCTGGTCCAGGGAAAAAAGGTCAGAGATGACAACAAGACTCTACTTCAGACAGGGATTTCTCAGGATGACAAGCGACataatttgggttttatattGGAGCCCAAACGGGCAAAGCTTACGTACCCTCCATTCGGTGAAGATCCATCTTTGGTATCTGGCAGGTCTCAGGAGTTAACCAG GCATTCGACATCTTTGGTGTCACAACCGGGGACTTCAGATGTCTCGATGAATCCTCCGGTACTCAGTTTGGGTGGCTGCAATGATGGAGACTTCAAGGAAGTTCCTTCTCTTGCTAGTACTTCGATTGGCAAAACTCCGCCAACATGCCAAGCTCTTGTTGCAGTTCCACCAATTAGCATGAAGGCATTGGCTGTGGTTCCTTTCCATCGGAAATCTGGGCATCAAGAGTATGTACAGCGCCGAATCAGGAGGCCTTTCTCTGTTCCAGAAGTAGAAGCATTGGTTCAGGCTGTTGAGAAACTTGGAACGGGAAG GTGGCGTGATGTTAAGTTGCGTGCTTTTGAAAGTGAAAAACATCGAACTTACGTGGATTTGAAG GACAAGTGGAAAACACTGGTGCACACAGCAAGGATCTCCCCGCAGCAAAGGAGAGGAGAGCCGGTTCCACAGGAGCTTTTGGACCGGGTCCTTGCCACCCATGCCTACTGGTCTCATCGGCACGCCAAGCAGCAGGCGAAAGCGGCGGTCTGA
- the LOC103450236 gene encoding telomere repeat-binding protein 5-like isoform X8, giving the protein MVLQRRLEYGFNGYRMPEVPRASRSARGRGPIRSKLEANQIRAFESLASVAGKLLQESKDPLPTNDSCGKDPHFKFDVITKSEQRDKGNLLKEEPCELGSCDEETFLYVHGLQERRESYTLNGVSHSQENFSYEINSVSKSLDSEGIDIDLLKRKRATEPSQDTSIKEDRIEFLGSSEDVMEVEERPHELVSSGHDVKTLFSRDCKNQGPFLRHRSNIRVVNRDDDKNTMMKEFEHPPDNGDRTIMNLAASGHDGKIRQVNRNWRTCYAHQRSQKIYPFKKRKLFNWSPLNTSDRGCNCENIFNSPDKRVNGDNCCAVKLSIKSFKVPELFIEVPTTATVGSLKRTVMEAVTSILGDGLHVGILVQGKKVRDDNKTLLQTGISQDDKRHNLGFILEPKRAKLTYPPFGEDPSLVSGRSQELTRHSTSLVSQPGTSDVSMNPPVLSLGGCNDGDFKEVPSLASTSIGKTPPTCQALVAVPPISMKALAVVPFHRKSGHQEYVQRRIRRPFSVPEVEALVQAVEKLGTGRWRDVKLRAFESEKHRTYVDLKDKWKTLVHTARISPQQRRGEPVPQELLDRVLATHAYWSHRHAKQQAKAAV; this is encoded by the exons ATGGTATTGCAGCGGAGGTTGGAATATGGCTTCAATGGCTACCGGATGCCTGAGGTTCCTCGAGCTTCTAGATCAGCTAGG GGGAGGGGACCTATCAGGAGTAAACTTGAGGCCAATCAGATTCGTGCGTTTGAGAGTTTGGCTAGTGTAGCTGGTAAACTATTGCAGGAGAGCAAAGACCCTCTACCAACAAATGATTCTTGTGGAAAGGACCCGCATTTCAAATTTGACGTTATTACTAAAAGCGAACAACGGGATAAAGGAAACTTGTTGAAGGAAGAACCTTGTGAGTTGGGAAGCTGTGATGAGGAAACCTTTTTATACGTGCACGGGTTGCAAGAGCGCCGAGAAAGCTATACATTGAATGGGGTTTCACATTCTCAGGAAAATTTTAGTTACGAGATCAACTCGGTGTCAAAAAGTTTAGATTCAGAGGGAATCGATATTG ATCTACTTAAGAGGAAGCGAGCGACTGAACCATCACAGGATACCAGTATAAAGGAAGACAGAATCGAGTTTCTAGGCAGTTCAGAGGATGTAATGGAAGTGGAAGAAAGGCCTCATGAGCTGGTCAGTTCTGGACATGATGTGAAGACTCTGTTTTCAAGGGACTGCAAAAATCAAGGTCCTTTTCTCCGCCACCGTTCTAATATTAGAGTAGTTAATAGAGATGATGACAAAAACACCATGATGAAGGAATTTGAACACCCACCAGACAATGGTGATAGGACAATAATGAATCTGGCTGCATCCGGGCATG ATGGGAAAATAAGGCAAGTTAACCGCAATTGGAGAACTTGCTACGCACATCAAAGGTCACAAAAGATTTATCCTTTCAAAAAGAGAAAGCTCTTTAATTGGAGTCCACTTAATACATCTGATAGAGGGTGTAACTGTGAAAACATATTCAACTCCCCCGACAAGAGGGTAAATGGCGACAACTGCTGCGCAG TGAAGCTTAGTATTAAATCCTTCAAGGTCCCTGAGCTCTTTATTGAAGTTCCTACAACCGCAACTGTTGGTTCATTGAAG AGGACAGTAATGGAGGCAGTAACGTCAATACTCGGAGATGGATTACATGTTGGCATCCTGGTCCAGGGAAAAAAGGTCAGAGATGACAACAAGACTCTACTTCAGACAGGGATTTCTCAGGATGACAAGCGACataatttgggttttatattGGAGCCCAAACGGGCAAAGCTTACGTACCCTCCATTCGGTGAAGATCCATCTTTGGTATCTGGCAGGTCTCAGGAGTTAACCAG GCATTCGACATCTTTGGTGTCACAACCGGGGACTTCAGATGTCTCGATGAATCCTCCGGTACTCAGTTTGGGTGGCTGCAATGATGGAGACTTCAAGGAAGTTCCTTCTCTTGCTAGTACTTCGATTGGCAAAACTCCGCCAACATGCCAAGCTCTTGTTGCAGTTCCACCAATTAGCATGAAGGCATTGGCTGTGGTTCCTTTCCATCGGAAATCTGGGCATCAAGAGTATGTACAGCGCCGAATCAGGAGGCCTTTCTCTGTTCCAGAAGTAGAAGCATTGGTTCAGGCTGTTGAGAAACTTGGAACGGGAAG GTGGCGTGATGTTAAGTTGCGTGCTTTTGAAAGTGAAAAACATCGAACTTACGTGGATTTGAAG GACAAGTGGAAAACACTGGTGCACACAGCAAGGATCTCCCCGCAGCAAAGGAGAGGAGAGCCGGTTCCACAGGAGCTTTTGGACCGGGTCCTTGCCACCCATGCCTACTGGTCTCATCGGCACGCCAAGCAGCAGGCGAAAGCGGCGGTCTGA